The Mycobacterium seoulense genome has a window encoding:
- a CDS encoding non-ribosomal peptide synthetase, whose product MTDKSIDISGLSPEKKRALLSQLLMAEAEQSASAHPMSYGQRSMWFIHKLAPASAAYNVTYAGRISGELDVPALERAAQALVDRHPTLRTTYAERDGQPVQLVHPHWPVRIARHHLGSGEPGVDEWIRRETDRPFDLYTGPVLRLTLLERTPEEHVLLLGLHHIAVDFWSIDVILDELRLLYAAEHGAAPPPPPAESFVDYADQQARMLAGAEGDDLWTYWREQLAGELPVLQLPTDRPRPAVQTYPGTVHRFTVDDTVTAGIIQLGRRVGATPYMTLLAAYAALLHRYSGQGEVVIGSPFACRDRVVLEDLVGYLTNPVALRADLHDDPTFMALLGRIKDTVQGALEHQDYPFALLVERLRPVRDPRRTPLFQVSFAWEQTRRFSDDPDPQRGGLPLETLHVGQGGAPFDLMMEIGERDGKLSGVLQYNTDLFEAGTIERLAGHFVTLLAGIVADPGRRVSQLPLLTDGERRQQRAWNQTEAAYDAPACLHEMVAATVVRTPDAVAVTCGDRELTYAELDRRANGLAHRLRQLGVGPEVVVPVLLDRSEDLVVAVLGVLKAGGAFMPLDSAQPAQRMATMLDDVPQAPVCVTHQSNLVHLPPGFTGHRLCLDLPSAPSGEDAAPTAETSPASLAYVIHTSGSTGKPKGTLNTHAGIRNRLLWMQDAYRLTPEDRVLHKTPVSFDPSVWELFWPLIVGARVVIAKPEGHKDAAYLVRTIVEQRVTTMHFVPSMMRRFLAEPGVAGCTALRQVFCSGEALPYDLRDHFLATLDAELYNLYGPTEAAIDVTHFHCARGESGTLVPIGRPIANIRAYILDAHLQPVPVGVPGELYIGGVGLGRGYLNRPDLTAAIFVADPFAEHPGERLYRTGDLTRYLPDGNIDYLGRIDFQVKIHGFRIEPGEVEAALAQHPAVAENAVVIRTDSRGNLILVAHVVPAGGGAPSTAELRRFLIDLLPAAMVPAVFEVTDALPLTSSGKVDRKALMAADSASGPQEPVFVAPRTPTEQVLAEIWCEVMGLERVGVNDDFFALGGASTQSLEVAVRANAAGLPLRPESMFVYGTIAELATEYGPIAGEATDRRDSPAEADLTAPAPANPVQATPEDKRNTVIESLGVYLPARTVSTKTVMAECANEIRIPLERLTGIKNRRVAGQDEFSIDLARKAAEDCLSRSSYRREEIDLIIACNISRCDGLGHRFTFEPSTSSRLRDQCGLVNALAFDISNACAGMFTGITVADAFLQTGLVRSAMVVSGEYISHLTETAQKEIEGPMDPRLACLTLGDAGAAVILERGPNNRVGFHDIDMTTLSRYSRLCIAKATEAPHGGAIMLTDSVTQTAIAVKHAVPYVAAVMQRHGWRPETCDHLLMHQTSEASLNDAVVAVNRMFGPGAAHRGNTIYNVAERGNTATTTHFVALNDYILSNRINSGDNVVFSITGSGQTVGAALYTFDDLPDRMRRGAGGQHGRSMRTSARRDVPATPRVRIGSLGIAPAAQSTAPSSIQFAVQAATACLDQSGLDRAAVGLIIHAGVYRDDFLSEPAVASLVAGELGINGDVQSPDGPKTLAFDVLGGAVGFLNACHVAAVMIGAGKVEHAMVVASEIENNTPESGDPLIGINQTGSAVLVSRSDGTEGFGRFIFEQHPEYGAALATYTQDRDGRTRLQVDRDPNLADIYLSCIPSAAKELLALEGLDPSDIAVVLPPYLSPAALDELGAQIGIPRSRFVDLADDESAADPFTSSLPYGLEQARRRGLVRPGDIALIVTVGSGVQVGCATYRF is encoded by the coding sequence ATGACTGATAAGTCCATCGACATCTCCGGTCTGTCTCCCGAGAAAAAGCGCGCGCTGCTGTCCCAGCTGCTGATGGCGGAAGCCGAGCAATCGGCCTCGGCGCATCCGATGTCGTACGGACAGCGATCCATGTGGTTCATCCACAAACTCGCACCGGCCAGCGCCGCCTACAACGTCACGTATGCCGGGCGGATCAGCGGCGAGCTCGATGTGCCGGCGCTGGAACGCGCGGCCCAGGCACTCGTCGACCGGCATCCGACGCTTCGGACCACGTACGCCGAGCGCGACGGGCAACCGGTCCAACTCGTTCATCCGCACTGGCCGGTGCGCATCGCAAGGCACCATCTCGGTTCCGGTGAGCCCGGGGTCGACGAGTGGATCCGCCGGGAGACCGACCGTCCTTTCGACCTGTACACCGGCCCGGTGCTGCGGCTGACGCTGCTGGAGCGCACCCCCGAGGAACATGTATTGCTCTTGGGTTTGCATCACATCGCCGTCGACTTCTGGTCCATCGACGTCATTCTCGACGAGCTGCGCCTGCTCTACGCCGCCGAGCACGGTGCGGCCCCACCCCCGCCGCCCGCGGAAAGCTTCGTCGACTACGCCGACCAGCAGGCCCGCATGCTCGCGGGTGCCGAAGGAGACGACCTCTGGACCTATTGGCGTGAGCAGTTGGCCGGCGAACTCCCGGTCCTCCAACTGCCCACCGACCGACCGCGACCGGCCGTCCAGACCTACCCCGGCACCGTGCACCGGTTCACCGTCGACGACACGGTGACGGCCGGGATCATTCAACTGGGCCGACGCGTGGGTGCGACTCCCTACATGACGCTGCTGGCGGCCTACGCCGCGTTGCTGCACCGCTACAGCGGACAGGGCGAGGTGGTCATCGGCTCACCTTTCGCGTGCCGCGACCGGGTCGTGCTGGAGGATCTGGTCGGCTACCTCACCAATCCGGTCGCCCTGCGCGCCGACCTGCACGACGACCCGACGTTCATGGCCCTGCTCGGCCGCATCAAGGACACCGTGCAGGGCGCCCTCGAACACCAGGACTATCCCTTCGCGCTGCTCGTCGAGCGGCTTCGGCCGGTGCGCGACCCGCGCCGCACGCCACTGTTCCAGGTCTCGTTCGCCTGGGAACAGACGCGCCGCTTCTCCGACGACCCGGACCCGCAACGCGGGGGGCTGCCGCTCGAGACGCTTCATGTCGGGCAGGGTGGCGCGCCGTTCGACCTGATGATGGAGATAGGCGAACGCGACGGGAAGCTGTCCGGTGTCCTGCAGTACAACACCGACCTCTTCGAGGCCGGGACGATCGAGCGGCTGGCCGGGCACTTTGTCACGCTCCTCGCCGGTATCGTCGCCGATCCCGGCCGGCGGGTCTCGCAGCTGCCGCTGCTCACCGACGGGGAGCGCCGTCAGCAGCGCGCCTGGAATCAAACCGAGGCCGCCTATGACGCCCCGGCCTGCTTGCACGAGATGGTCGCGGCCACAGTCGTGCGCACCCCGGATGCCGTCGCGGTGACGTGTGGTGACCGCGAGTTGACCTATGCGGAGCTCGACCGCCGGGCCAACGGTCTCGCACACCGGCTGCGGCAGCTCGGCGTGGGCCCCGAGGTCGTCGTGCCCGTCCTGCTGGACCGCTCCGAGGACCTGGTGGTGGCGGTGCTGGGCGTCCTCAAGGCGGGTGGCGCCTTCATGCCGCTCGACTCGGCGCAGCCCGCGCAGCGCATGGCCACGATGCTGGACGACGTACCGCAAGCGCCGGTCTGCGTCACCCACCAGAGCAATCTGGTGCATCTGCCGCCCGGCTTCACCGGTCACCGGCTCTGCCTGGACCTGCCGTCGGCACCGTCGGGCGAGGACGCCGCCCCCACCGCCGAGACGTCACCGGCAAGCCTCGCCTACGTCATCCACACGTCCGGTTCCACGGGTAAGCCGAAGGGAACGCTCAACACTCACGCCGGGATCCGCAACCGGCTGTTGTGGATGCAGGACGCCTACCGGCTGACCCCCGAGGACCGGGTGCTGCACAAGACTCCGGTGAGCTTCGACCCATCCGTCTGGGAGCTCTTCTGGCCCCTGATCGTCGGCGCCCGGGTGGTCATAGCAAAACCCGAGGGCCACAAGGATGCCGCGTACCTGGTTCGGACCATCGTCGAACAGCGCGTCACCACAATGCATTTCGTGCCGTCGATGATGCGCCGGTTCCTCGCCGAGCCCGGGGTGGCCGGGTGCACCGCACTGCGCCAGGTGTTCTGCAGCGGCGAGGCGCTGCCGTACGACCTGCGCGACCACTTCCTGGCCACGCTGGACGCCGAGCTCTACAACCTCTACGGGCCCACCGAGGCGGCGATCGACGTCACCCACTTTCACTGCGCGCGAGGCGAATCCGGCACGCTGGTGCCGATCGGGCGACCGATCGCCAACATCCGCGCCTACATCCTGGACGCGCACCTGCAACCGGTGCCGGTCGGCGTGCCCGGCGAGCTGTACATCGGCGGCGTGGGGCTCGGCCGCGGCTACCTCAACCGGCCGGACCTGACCGCCGCCATCTTCGTGGCCGATCCTTTCGCGGAGCACCCGGGTGAGCGGCTCTACCGCACCGGCGACCTGACCAGGTATCTGCCCGACGGCAACATCGATTACCTGGGGCGCATCGACTTCCAGGTCAAGATCCACGGCTTCCGGATCGAGCCGGGCGAGGTGGAGGCAGCGCTGGCGCAACACCCCGCGGTGGCCGAGAACGCGGTGGTGATCAGAACCGACAGCCGCGGAAACCTCATCCTGGTCGCGCATGTCGTGCCGGCCGGCGGCGGCGCGCCGTCGACGGCGGAGTTGCGCCGCTTCCTGATTGACTTGCTTCCCGCCGCCATGGTGCCCGCGGTCTTCGAGGTGACGGACGCGCTGCCGCTCACGTCGAGCGGAAAGGTGGACCGCAAGGCCTTGATGGCAGCCGACAGCGCATCGGGACCGCAGGAGCCGGTGTTCGTGGCTCCGCGCACGCCCACCGAACAGGTTCTGGCCGAGATCTGGTGCGAGGTAATGGGTCTGGAACGGGTCGGCGTCAACGACGACTTCTTCGCCCTCGGCGGCGCCTCGACCCAGAGCCTGGAAGTGGCGGTCCGGGCGAACGCGGCGGGCCTGCCCCTGCGACCGGAGTCGATGTTCGTCTACGGCACGATCGCCGAGCTCGCCACCGAATACGGCCCGATCGCCGGCGAGGCAACGGATCGGCGCGATAGCCCCGCCGAGGCGGACCTGACGGCGCCCGCCCCTGCGAATCCGGTGCAAGCCACACCCGAGGATAAGCGAAACACGGTGATCGAAAGCCTCGGCGTGTACCTCCCGGCGCGAACGGTGTCGACCAAGACGGTCATGGCGGAGTGCGCCAACGAAATCCGCATACCACTGGAACGCCTGACCGGCATCAAGAACCGGCGGGTGGCCGGCCAGGACGAGTTCTCGATAGACCTTGCGCGGAAGGCGGCGGAGGACTGCCTCTCCCGGTCCAGCTATCGGCGCGAGGAGATCGACCTGATCATCGCCTGCAACATCTCCCGCTGCGACGGACTCGGCCACCGGTTCACCTTCGAGCCCAGCACCTCCTCGCGGCTGCGCGACCAATGCGGCCTCGTCAACGCATTGGCCTTCGACATCAGCAACGCCTGCGCCGGGATGTTCACCGGCATCACCGTGGCGGACGCATTCCTGCAGACCGGATTGGTTCGGAGCGCCATGGTGGTCAGCGGCGAATACATCAGCCACCTCACCGAGACCGCGCAAAAGGAAATCGAGGGGCCGATGGACCCCCGCCTTGCGTGCCTGACCCTCGGGGACGCCGGCGCGGCGGTGATCCTTGAGCGCGGGCCCAACAACCGGGTCGGCTTCCACGACATCGACATGACCACCCTCAGTCGCTACAGCAGACTGTGCATCGCCAAGGCGACCGAGGCCCCGCATGGCGGCGCGATCATGCTCACCGACTCCGTCACCCAGACCGCGATCGCAGTCAAGCACGCGGTGCCCTACGTCGCTGCGGTCATGCAACGGCACGGATGGCGCCCGGAGACCTGTGATCACCTCTTGATGCACCAGACGTCCGAGGCGTCACTCAACGACGCGGTCGTCGCCGTCAACCGGATGTTCGGACCAGGGGCAGCCCACCGGGGAAACACCATCTACAACGTGGCAGAGCGCGGGAACACCGCCACCACGACACACTTCGTCGCGCTGAACGACTACATCCTCAGCAACCGGATCAACTCCGGAGACAACGTGGTCTTTTCCATCACCGGTTCCGGACAGACCGTCGGTGCCGCGCTGTACACCTTCGACGACCTGCCCGACCGGATGCGCCGAGGCGCCGGCGGCCAGCACGGCCGCAGCATGCGGACCAGCGCCCGCAGAGATGTACCGGCGACGCCCCGCGTGCGCATCGGCAGCCTGGGCATCGCTCCCGCAGCGCAATCGACTGCTCCGAGCTCGATACAGTTCGCGGTTCAAGCGGCGACGGCGTGCCTTGACCAAAGCGGCCTTGATCGCGCGGCAGTCGGTCTGATCATTCACGCCGGCGTCTACCGGGACGACTTCCTCAGCGAACCGGCCGTTGCCTCGCTCGTCGCCGGCGAACTCGGCATCAACGGCGACGTGCAGTCGCCGGACGGTCCCAAGACCCTCGCCTTCGACGTCCTGGGCGGCGCAGTCGGCTTCCTGAACGCCTGCCACGTCGCCGCGGTGATGATCGGGGCGGGAAAGGTTGAACATGCGATGGTCGTGGCCTCGGAGATAGAAAACAACACCCCCGAAAGCGGCGATCCGCTAATTGGCATCAACCAGACCGGCTCGGCCGTTCTGGTCAGCCGAAGCGACGGCACGGAAGGCTTCGGCCGCTTCATCTTCGAGCAACACCCGGAGTACGGCGCGGCGCTTGCCACCTACACACAGGACCGCGACGGCCGGACCCGGCTGCAGGTCGACCGCGACCCCAACCTCGCCGACATCTATCTGAGCTGTATCCCCTCCGCGGCCAAGGAACTCTTGGCGTTGGAGGGACTTGACCCCTCCGACATCGCGGTCGTGTTGCCGCCGTATCTGTCACCGGCCGCGCTCGACGAGCTGGGCGCCCAGATCGGCATTCCGAGATCGCGATTCGTCGACCTCGCCGATGACGAGTCGGCCGCCGACCCGTTCACCTCGTCCCTGCCCTACGGGCTGGAACAAGCCCGGCGGCGCGGGCTGGTGCGGCCGGGCGACATCGCGCTGATCGTGACGGTCGGCTCGGGGGTCCAGGTCGGCTGCGCCACCTACCGCTTCTGA